The following are from one region of the Capsicum annuum cultivar UCD-10X-F1 chromosome 1, UCD10Xv1.1, whole genome shotgun sequence genome:
- the LOC107852740 gene encoding protein OXIDATIVE STRESS 3 LIKE 2, giving the protein MSSIFKETDVVALVNQNEIATNVVPIDVPTNDGDMRLGSVQKEVDTNSSSSIGVLSDGGGQNDEDGEEALSKADPDEGPLTSLAALEAALPLKRGLSAHYDGKSRTFMNLNEVKSVKEIEKEESPLNKRRRLTMARTILTKWGSSSSSSSMPYLRPADD; this is encoded by the exons ATGTCTTCTATTTTTAAAGAGACTGATGTTGTTGCTCTAGTTAACCAGAATGAAATTGCTACTAATGTTGTTCCCATTGATGTTCCTACTAATGATGGTGACATGAGATTAGGTTCAGTTCAAAAGGAAGTTGACAcaaattcatcatcatcaattggTGTGTTAAGTGATGGAGGTGGTCAAAAtgatgaagatggtgaagaagcATTAAGCAAGGCTGATCCTGATGAAGGACCCCTCACTTCTTTAGCAGCTTTAGAAGCTGCTCTTCCTTTAAA GCGAGGATTATCAGCACATTATGATGGAAAATCAAGAACATTCATGAATTTGAATGAAGTGAAAAGTGTGAAAGAGATTGAAAAGGAAGAAAGCCCGTTGAACAAGCGGAGACGTTTAACCATGGCTAGAACTATCTTAACTAAATGGGGTAGTAGCAGCTCATCAAGTTCAATGCCTTATTTGAGACCCGCTGATGATTGA